The following are from one region of the Streptomyces tuirus genome:
- a CDS encoding glycosyltransferase family 4 protein, whose protein sequence is MKISFLIHNAYGIGGTITTTFNLAGALAERHDVEVVSALRHREHPNLVLDPRVRLRALVDLRKEADHPLHQRPAKVFPPAEYRHHQYSELTDQRIGECLAALDTDVVIGTRPGLNVHIARQAPQHVLRVGQEHLTLDNHSPRLRTALRRAYRRLDVITTVTEADAAAYRRKMWLPGVHVEALPNSVPDPALPPADSTAKVVIAAGRLVPVKRYDLLIEAFAPVAAAHPDWQLRIYGKGEEQPRLRELIERLGLWNNVFLMGAATPMEAEWAKGSIGAAASNFEPFGMTIVEAMRCGLPVVSTDCPYGPGEIIQDGTDGRLVPVGDRDALAAALLELVGDDERRRRMSRAALDNACRFAPGPVVAQAERLLETAAAARGAGRGAAPQGHGTGSALAGRGHAARDAAHAAASGVLRAIRKGRR, encoded by the coding sequence ATGAAGATCTCTTTCCTGATTCACAACGCCTACGGAATCGGAGGCACGATCACCACCACGTTCAACCTCGCCGGAGCCCTGGCCGAGCGGCACGACGTGGAGGTCGTCTCCGCCTTGAGGCACCGCGAGCACCCCAACCTCGTGCTCGATCCGCGGGTGCGGCTGCGGGCCCTGGTGGATCTGCGCAAAGAGGCGGATCATCCGCTGCACCAGAGACCGGCGAAGGTGTTCCCGCCCGCCGAGTACCGCCACCACCAGTACAGCGAGCTGACCGACCAGCGCATCGGAGAGTGCCTCGCGGCGCTCGACACCGACGTCGTCATCGGCACCCGCCCGGGCCTCAACGTGCACATCGCCCGCCAGGCCCCGCAGCATGTGCTGCGCGTCGGCCAGGAGCACCTCACGCTCGACAACCACTCGCCGCGGCTGCGCACGGCCCTGCGCCGCGCCTACCGCCGCCTCGACGTGATCACCACCGTCACGGAGGCGGACGCCGCCGCCTACCGGCGCAAGATGTGGCTGCCCGGCGTCCATGTGGAGGCCCTCCCCAACAGCGTTCCCGACCCCGCCCTGCCGCCCGCCGACAGCACCGCCAAAGTGGTGATCGCCGCGGGCCGCCTGGTCCCGGTCAAGCGCTACGACCTCCTCATCGAGGCGTTCGCCCCGGTCGCCGCCGCGCACCCGGACTGGCAGCTGCGCATCTACGGCAAGGGCGAGGAGCAGCCCAGGCTGCGGGAGCTCATCGAGCGGCTCGGGCTGTGGAACAACGTGTTCCTGATGGGGGCCGCCACCCCCATGGAGGCCGAATGGGCCAAGGGCTCGATCGGCGCCGCCGCGTCCAACTTCGAACCCTTCGGCATGACCATCGTCGAGGCGATGCGCTGCGGGCTCCCGGTGGTCAGCACCGACTGCCCCTACGGCCCCGGCGAGATCATCCAGGACGGTACCGACGGCCGGCTCGTACCGGTCGGGGACCGTGACGCGCTCGCCGCCGCACTGCTGGAGCTCGTCGGCGACGACGAGCGCCGCCGCCGTATGAGCCGGGCCGCCCTGGACAACGCGTGCCGCTTCGCCCCCGGACCCGTGGTCGCCCAGGCCGAACGTCTCCTGGAGACGGCCGCCGCGGCCAGGGGCGCCGGCCGGGGCGCCGCCCCGCAGGGCCACGGCACCGGGAGCGCCCTGGCCGGCCGGGGCCACGCCGCCCGCGACGCCGCCCACGCCGCCGCCTCCGGCGTACTGCGCGCGATACGAAAGGGACGCCGATGA
- a CDS encoding transferase, whose amino-acid sequence MNPRSDARDTHPRAHCAIDADGRITFRLPPAATPHPQLLLRLRPKKGRPETTLHLLDLEPDRADGHLHAVLEPLPALDEGRWDVYLLPEPGAERRRLRPGLRDLRTLVDGHLRDRPSPVAVRIPYVTKDGFLALRTWRRTAHAEARAIGIEDRALTVTARLHGAELHEDATVRLRLRGTDTVRTLRPRADDDGKGFSFTAGPGDLTADGGGAGRIWDLFVCPTAGATPIRVARLLDDVADRKHVHVYPAVEADGSAFRPYYTVDNDLAIEVR is encoded by the coding sequence GTGAACCCGCGGAGTGACGCCCGCGATACCCACCCGCGTGCCCACTGCGCGATCGACGCGGACGGCCGGATCACCTTCCGCCTTCCGCCGGCCGCCACCCCGCACCCCCAGCTGCTCCTGCGCCTGCGCCCCAAGAAGGGCCGCCCAGAGACGACCCTGCACCTCCTCGACCTGGAGCCCGACCGCGCCGACGGCCACCTGCACGCCGTCCTGGAACCGCTCCCGGCCCTCGACGAGGGCCGCTGGGACGTGTACCTGCTGCCGGAACCCGGAGCCGAACGACGGCGGCTGCGCCCCGGCCTGCGGGACCTGCGCACCCTCGTCGACGGCCACCTGCGCGACCGTCCCTCGCCGGTCGCGGTCAGGATCCCGTACGTCACCAAGGACGGTTTCCTCGCCCTGCGGACATGGCGGCGCACCGCCCACGCCGAGGCCCGCGCCATCGGGATCGAGGACCGGGCCCTGACGGTCACGGCCCGCCTGCACGGAGCCGAGCTCCACGAGGACGCCACCGTGCGGCTGCGCCTGCGAGGCACCGACACCGTGCGAACCCTCCGCCCCCGGGCCGACGACGACGGCAAGGGGTTCTCCTTCACGGCCGGCCCCGGGGACCTGACGGCGGACGGCGGAGGAGCGGGCCGGATCTGGGACCTCTTCGTGTGTCCCACCGCCGGGGCGACGCCGATCAGGGTCGCCCGGCTGCTCGACGACGTGGCGGACCGCAAGCACGTCCACGTCTACCCGGCGGTCGAGGCGGACGGATCCGCTTTCCGCCCGTACTACACCGTCGACAACGACCTCGCGATAGAAGTGAGGTAA
- a CDS encoding VanW family protein yields MRPRTASVPHITSLPSLALAGGALAVGVGGLYLAGLVLTGGHIDSGTTVRGVEIGGLSRAEAVRKLERELGAAGARELPVKVGDRTGSIDPERAGLSYDVQETVDRAARTGADPLSVFGGLFRSGGALEPVVDVDEGKARAALGELAKGLDQKVREGAVAFDDGHVRAEQPRTGYALDVNAAVGPLRDSFLRGHTGTATPLPARETRPKVTADDVRQAVRGFADPAMSGPVTLTAAGKRFTVGQEALGEHLTMRPDGSGALRPELDAKGLRTEAAVAGPLDDITRTAQNAKRRPEGDKAVVTEDATVGQSVSDKALGKAVLPLLTESGADRSGEVEVRRTQPEVTRENAAQLGLTEKMSSFTVNFEPAEYRTKNIGRAVELINGSVVDPGETWSFNRTVGERTEANGFMDGIIILDDKFQKASGGGVSSVATALYNALFFAGVKPVEHGAHSFYIERYPEGREATVAWGSLDLRFTNDSGKAVYIQAESTDTSVTVSFLGTRKYDEIQSVTGPRANVTKPEKKVSDDKECVPQTPLEGFDVTVKRVFYDDGREVKREPYRTHYTPRDEIVCE; encoded by the coding sequence ATGCGCCCCCGTACAGCCTCCGTCCCACACATCACCTCCCTCCCGTCCCTCGCCCTGGCCGGCGGCGCGCTGGCCGTGGGGGTGGGCGGTCTGTATCTCGCCGGGCTGGTCCTCACGGGCGGCCACATCGACTCCGGTACGACCGTGCGCGGGGTGGAGATCGGCGGGCTCAGCCGCGCGGAGGCGGTGCGGAAACTGGAACGGGAGCTCGGGGCGGCCGGCGCCCGGGAGCTGCCGGTGAAGGTCGGCGACCGCACCGGCAGCATCGATCCGGAGCGCGCGGGCCTCTCCTACGACGTCCAGGAGACCGTCGACCGGGCGGCGCGCACCGGCGCCGATCCCCTCAGCGTGTTCGGCGGGCTCTTCCGCTCGGGCGGCGCCCTCGAACCCGTCGTCGACGTCGACGAGGGGAAGGCCCGGGCGGCCCTGGGAGAGCTGGCGAAAGGGCTCGACCAGAAGGTCAGGGAGGGCGCCGTCGCGTTCGACGACGGACACGTGAGGGCCGAGCAACCGCGCACGGGGTACGCGCTGGACGTGAACGCCGCCGTCGGGCCCCTGCGCGACTCCTTCCTACGCGGCCACACCGGCACGGCCACTCCCCTTCCCGCCCGCGAGACCCGGCCGAAGGTCACCGCCGACGACGTGCGCCAGGCGGTGCGCGGCTTCGCGGACCCGGCCATGTCGGGCCCCGTCACGCTCACCGCCGCGGGCAAGCGGTTCACCGTCGGCCAGGAGGCACTGGGCGAGCATCTGACCATGCGGCCGGACGGCAGCGGCGCACTGAGACCGGAGCTCGACGCGAAGGGCCTGCGCACCGAAGCCGCCGTGGCCGGCCCGCTCGACGACATCACCAGGACCGCCCAGAACGCCAAGCGGCGGCCGGAGGGCGACAAGGCCGTGGTCACCGAGGACGCCACGGTGGGCCAGTCGGTCAGCGACAAGGCGCTCGGCAAGGCGGTGCTGCCGCTGCTCACCGAGTCGGGCGCCGACCGCAGCGGCGAGGTGGAGGTGCGCCGGACCCAGCCGGAGGTGACCCGCGAGAACGCCGCACAGCTGGGGCTGACGGAGAAGATGTCCTCCTTCACCGTCAACTTCGAACCGGCCGAGTACCGCACGAAGAACATCGGCCGGGCCGTGGAACTCATCAACGGCTCCGTGGTCGATCCGGGCGAGACCTGGAGCTTCAACCGGACCGTCGGTGAGCGCACCGAGGCCAACGGCTTCATGGACGGCATCATCATCCTCGACGACAAGTTCCAGAAGGCGTCCGGCGGTGGCGTCTCGTCCGTGGCGACGGCCCTGTACAACGCGCTGTTCTTCGCCGGGGTCAAGCCCGTGGAGCACGGAGCGCACTCGTTCTACATCGAGCGCTACCCGGAGGGCCGCGAGGCGACGGTCGCCTGGGGCAGCCTGGACCTGCGGTTCACCAACGACTCCGGCAAGGCCGTCTACATCCAGGCCGAGTCCACGGACACCTCCGTCACCGTCTCCTTCCTCGGCACCCGCAAGTACGACGAGATCCAGTCGGTCACGGGCCCGCGCGCGAACGTGACGAAGCCGGAGAAGAAGGTGAGCGACGACAAGGAGTGCGTGCCGCAGACGCCGCTCGAGGGGTTCGACGTCACCGTGAAGCGGGTGTTCTACGACGACGGCCGGGAAGTGAAGCGGGAGCCGTACCGCACGCACTACACGCCGCGTGACGAGATCGTCTGCGAGTGA
- a CDS encoding YceI family protein — translation MNLFNRVVPSRRQAPLPPQRPNGAPAPHSAVLPNPNLAKLSGEWVIDPAHSRIGFSVRHAMVTTVRGCFLEYETRLYFDGYDPTRSRADITLFTASVDTGVEQRDAHLVGRDFLDAATYPRMRFTSTAVEQTGADLFSMSGELTIKGVSRPVVLDMTYIGNVTDPFGYDRVGFDGTTTINRSDWGLTYNSRLAEGGAMVSEKVRLQLDIAAIRAAPSGG, via the coding sequence ATGAACCTGTTCAACCGCGTTGTGCCGTCCCGCCGGCAGGCACCCCTCCCCCCGCAGCGCCCCAACGGCGCACCGGCGCCCCACAGCGCCGTGCTGCCGAACCCCAACCTGGCCAAACTGTCCGGTGAATGGGTCATCGACCCCGCGCACAGCAGGATCGGCTTCTCCGTCCGGCACGCCATGGTGACCACCGTGCGCGGTTGTTTCCTGGAGTACGAAACCCGCCTCTACTTCGACGGGTACGACCCCACACGGTCACGGGCCGACATCACTCTGTTCACCGCCAGCGTGGACACCGGAGTGGAACAACGCGACGCGCACTTGGTCGGTCGTGACTTCCTGGACGCCGCGACCTATCCGCGTATGCGCTTCACCAGTACGGCGGTGGAGCAGACGGGCGCCGACCTGTTCAGCATGTCGGGCGAGTTGACCATCAAAGGCGTCTCCCGCCCCGTGGTACTCGACATGACCTACATCGGAAATGTCACCGACCCCTTCGGCTACGACCGGGTCGGCTTCGACGGCACCACCACCATCAACCGCTCGGACTGGGGCCTGACGTACAACAGCAGGCTGGCCGAGGGCGGGGCGATGGTCAGCGAGAAGGTGCGCCTGCAGCTCGACATCGCCGCCATCCGCGCGGCGCCGTCGGGCGGCTGA
- a CDS encoding molybdenum cofactor biosysynthesis protein, which translates to MTEEVEVLQLLVSPAHRLAGRPSDGPSPGPSDERVTRVEVRRGLGLVGDRYYARPAHRNAAVTIMASENLPAGADLRHTRRNILLRGVDIDSLVGATISLDCGAGPVEFAVKRPARPCAWMDVTIGPGAQRALRGRGGVRCTPLCDGTLTLGPATFRVVAGPGAGP; encoded by the coding sequence ATGACCGAGGAGGTGGAGGTGCTGCAGCTGCTGGTGTCACCCGCGCACCGGCTCGCCGGACGGCCGTCCGACGGCCCCTCCCCCGGCCCGTCCGACGAGCGGGTCACCCGGGTGGAGGTACGGCGCGGGCTGGGACTGGTCGGCGACCGCTACTACGCCCGGCCGGCCCACCGGAACGCGGCGGTCACCATCATGGCCTCGGAGAACCTCCCGGCCGGCGCCGACCTGCGGCACACCCGCCGGAACATCCTGCTGCGGGGTGTCGACATCGATTCCCTCGTCGGGGCGACGATCTCGCTCGACTGCGGCGCCGGGCCGGTGGAGTTCGCCGTGAAGCGTCCCGCCCGGCCCTGCGCCTGGATGGACGTGACCATCGGCCCGGGTGCCCAGCGGGCCCTGCGCGGCCGGGGCGGTGTGCGGTGCACGCCACTGTGCGACGGGACGCTCACGCTCGGCCCGGCCACGTTCAGGGTCGTGGCCGGGCCCGGCGCCGGGCCGTGA